The Chiloscyllium punctatum isolate Juve2018m chromosome 30, sChiPun1.3, whole genome shotgun sequence genome includes a region encoding these proteins:
- the LOC140455230 gene encoding tumor necrosis factor-like has translation MDTEAKFLELENGGLLPIRESGSNTSCFWRALCTLAVLGLLLLSTFLFLLQFGVFPSNQDSGLKLEVSHPSLTTAAQTSGLPLLMKQVGSDPRPRIAAHLTASPTSKGGTVIWQNESDSTFTEGLEFRDNHLIIKRPGQYFVYTQVVFHSMECQPQAVYLSHELSKLSPSYPEESILLKATKSACHSHQRKEPWYKTSYQGAIFEFLEGDQIFSRVNKETTGYVDTTEGKTFFGIFAV, from the exons ATGGACACTGAGGCCAAGTTCTTGGAGCTGGAGAATGGGGGGCTGCTGCCCATCAGGGAGTCAGGCTCCAACACAAGCTGTTTCTGGCGGGCTCTGTGTACACTCGCTGTCCTCGGCTTGTTGCTGCTATCGACCTTTCTCTTCCTGCTTCAGTTTGGAGTGTTCCCTTCAAACCAG GATTCAGGATTAAAGTTGGAAGTCTCCCATCCCTCACTGACAACAGCTGCTCAGACCAGTG GTTTGCCCCTTCTCATGAAGCAGGTGGGGAGTGACCCCCGGCCGAGAATCGCAGCTCACCTGACAG CTTCCCCAACCAGCAAAGGCGGGACCGTGATTTGGCAAAATGAGAGTGATTCCACCTTCACCGAGGGCCTGGAGTTCAGGGACAACCATCTCATCATCAAGAGGCCTGGACAGTACTTTGTCTACACCCAGGTGGTCTTCCACAGCATGGAGTGTCAGCCCCAGGCTGTCTACCTGAGCCACGAACTCTCCAAGCTGTCGCCAAGTTATCCCGAGGAATCCATTCTACTGAAAGCCACCAAATCCGCCTGCCACTCTCACCAACGCAAGGAGCCCTGGTACAAAACCTCCTACCAGGGAGCCATCTTTGAGTTCCTGGAGGGAGATCAGATCTTCTCCAGGGTTAACAAGGAGACAACGGGATATGTAGACACAACCGAAGGGAAGACTTTCTTTGGAATATTTGCTGTGTAA
- the LOC140455101 gene encoding tumor necrosis factor-like, producing the protein MDTEAKFLELENGGLLPIRESGSNTSCFWRALCTLAVLGLLLLSTFLFLLQFGVFPPNQGSRSKLEVSHPSLTTATQTSGLPLLMKQVGSDPRPRIAAHLTASPTSKGGTVIWQNESDSTFTEGLEFRDNHLIIKRPGQYFVYTQVVFHSMECQPQAVYLSHELSKLSPSYPEESILLKATKSACHSHQRKEPWYKTSYQGAIFEFLEGDQIFSRVNEETTGYVDTSEGKTFFGIFAV; encoded by the exons ATGGACACTGAGGCCAAGTTCTTGGAGCTGGAGAATGGGGGGCTGCTGCCCATCAGGGAGTCAGGCTCCAACACAAGCTGTTTCTGGCGGGCTCTGTGTACACTCGCTGTCCTCGGCTTGTTGCTGCTATCGACCTTTCTCTTCCTGCTTCAGTTTGGAGTGTTCCCTCCAAACCAG GGTTCAAGATCAAAGCTGGAAGTCTCCCATCCCTCACTGACAACAGCGACTCAGACCAGCG GTTTGCCCCTTCTCATGAAGCAGGTGGGGAGTGACCCCCGGCCGAGAATCGCAGCTCACCTGACAG CTTCCCCAACCAGCAAAGGAGGGACCGTGATTTGGCAAAATGAGAGTGATTCCACCTTCACCGAGGGCCTGGAGTTCAGGGACAACCATCTCATCATCAAGAGGCCTGGACAGTACTTTGTCTACACCCAGGTGGTCTTCCACAGCATGGAGTGTCAGCCCCAGGCCGTCTACCTGAGCCACGAACTCTCCAAGCTGTCGCCAAGTTATCCCGAGGAATCCATTCTACTGAAAGCCACCAAATCCGCCTGTCACTCTCACCAACGCAAGGAGCCCTGGTACAAAACCTCCTACCAGGGAGCCATCTTTGAGTTCCTGGAGGGAGATCAGATCTTCTCCAGGGTTAACGAGGAGACAACGGGATATGTAGACACGTCCGAAGGGAAGACTTTCTTTGGAATATTTGCTGTATAA
- the LOC140454998 gene encoding tumor necrosis factor-like, producing the protein MDTEAKFLELENGGLLPIRESGSNTSCFWRALCTLAVLGLLLLSTFLFLLQFGVLSPNQGSRSKLEVSHPSLTTAAQTSGLPLLMKQVGSDPRPRIAAHLTASPTSKGGTVIWQNESDSTFTEGLEFRDNHLIIKRPGQYFVYTQVVFHSMECQPQAVYLSHELSKLSPSYPEESILLKATKSACHTHQRKEPWYKTSYQGAIFEFLEGDQIFSRVNEETTGYVDTSEGKTFFGIFAV; encoded by the exons ATGGACACTGAGGCCAAGTTCTTGGAGCTGGAGAATGGGGGGCTGCTGCCCATCAGGGAGTCAGGCTCCAACACAAGCTGTTTCTGGCGGGCTCTGTGTACACTCGCTGTCCTCGGCTTGTTGCTGCTATCGACCTTTCTCTTCCTGCTTCAGTTTGGAGTGCTCTCTCCAAACCAG GGTTCGAGATCAAAGCTGGAAGTCTCCCATCCCTCACTGACAACAGCGGCTCAGACCAGCG GTTTGCCCCTTCTCATGAAGCAGGTGGGGAGTGACCCCCGGCCGAGAATCGCAGCTCACCTGACAG CTTCCCCAACCAGCAAAGGAGGGACCGTGATTTGGCAAAATGAGAGTGATTCCACCTTCACCGAGGGCCTGGAGTTCAGGGACAACCATCTCATCATCAAGAGGCCTGGACAATACTTTGTCTACACCCAGGTGGTCTTCCACAGCATGGAGTGTCAGCCCCAGGCCGTCTACCTGAGCCACGAACTCTCCAAGCTGTCGCCAAGTTATCCCGAGGAATCCATTCTACTGAAAGCCACCAAATCCGCCTGTCACACTCACCAACGCAAGGAGCCCTGGTACAAAACCTCCTACCAGGGAGCCATCTTTGAGTTCCTGGAGGGAGATCAGATCTTCTCCAGGGTTAACGAGGAGACAACGGGATATGTAGACACGTCCGAAGGGAAGACTTTCTTTGGAATATTTGCTGTATAA